One window of Chloroflexus aggregans DSM 9485 genomic DNA carries:
- a CDS encoding PIG-L deacetylase family protein: MHVQPEPIVVIAAHADDIEFAAAGTIAGWAAAGHPITYCIVTDGSAGSNEPGADLTALVQRRQEEQRAAAAVLGVHDVRFLGYRDGVLQPTLELRRELTRLIREVRPFRVLCQDPTLVFAGKSYINHPDHRAAGEAAIYAVFPSAETRPIFPELLAEGYEPHKVRELYLMFPPTPDLYLDISDRIEQKIESLLCHRSQLGPEVVDWVRKWDAENGAQIGVAYAEAFRVLRLVDN; encoded by the coding sequence ATGCACGTCCAACCCGAACCCATCGTAGTGATAGCCGCTCACGCCGACGATATAGAGTTCGCCGCTGCCGGCACGATTGCCGGTTGGGCAGCAGCCGGGCATCCGATCACCTATTGCATCGTTACCGACGGATCGGCAGGGTCAAACGAACCGGGAGCCGATCTCACGGCATTAGTCCAACGTCGGCAGGAAGAACAGCGGGCCGCCGCTGCTGTTTTGGGTGTGCATGATGTGCGCTTTCTTGGCTATCGTGATGGCGTGTTACAACCCACCCTCGAATTACGACGCGAACTGACGCGCCTTATCCGTGAGGTACGTCCATTCCGTGTCCTCTGCCAGGACCCAACGCTGGTCTTTGCCGGCAAGAGCTACATCAATCATCCTGACCATCGTGCTGCTGGCGAAGCAGCGATCTATGCCGTCTTTCCCAGCGCCGAAACGCGCCCCATCTTTCCAGAACTGCTCGCCGAAGGCTACGAGCCGCACAAAGTGCGCGAACTCTACCTGATGTTCCCACCAACACCCGATCTTTACCTCGACATTAGCGACCGGATCGAGCAAAAGATCGAGAGTCTGCTCTGTCATCGATCGCAACTCGGCCCCGAAGTCGTCGATTGGGTGCGCAAGTGGGATGCCGAAAACGGCGCGCAGATTGGCGTTGCCTACGCCGAAGCCTTCCGGGTGCTGCGTCTCGTCGATAATTAA
- a CDS encoding aminotransferase family protein, giving the protein MSTLTNNRLQALSDNVWLHFFQMGHFSSTGARPTVLVRGEGSRVWDQDGHEYIDGLSGLFTVNVGYGRREIIEAIGAQLSEIAYVSPFSFPSIPQIDLSARLAAISPTGPRSRVFLTTGGSDAVETALKLAKAYQRRRGFADRTKIIARRISYHGTSMGALSVNGVTSIRNGFGPLVPGARHVPLPYRYRCDYCALHSGCRGVCADEVERLIEFEGPETIAAIIMEPVQNSGGAIVSPPGYLQRIRQICDHYGIVMIVDEVICGFGRVGDWFGSTAMEVHPDIITCAKGITSGYAPLGATIVRDTIADMFVSENDADKFMHGITFGGHVASCAAALANLDIIEREHLLERSREMGAYLMRELEAAIGQHPNVGEVRGMGMFMAVELVRDRTTRESIAEERLMSWLSDQLKQRGLICRADDRLEPVIQLAPPLILTREEADRCVRIVTEAVHALGRKLGSTPAVFAINPPTETKTAVAAD; this is encoded by the coding sequence ATGAGTACCTTGACGAACAATCGGTTACAAGCCCTCAGCGACAATGTGTGGTTACACTTCTTCCAAATGGGCCATTTCTCCAGTACCGGCGCGCGACCCACTGTGCTCGTGCGTGGTGAAGGGTCGCGCGTGTGGGATCAAGACGGTCACGAGTATATTGATGGTTTGTCCGGTCTTTTCACAGTCAATGTCGGTTATGGTCGCCGCGAAATCATTGAGGCGATCGGTGCGCAACTGAGCGAGATTGCATACGTTAGCCCCTTTAGTTTCCCCAGCATCCCCCAAATCGATCTATCGGCACGGCTAGCCGCTATTAGTCCGACCGGCCCTCGCTCACGGGTCTTCTTGACCACCGGTGGCTCAGATGCGGTTGAAACTGCCCTGAAGCTGGCAAAAGCCTATCAACGCCGCCGTGGATTTGCCGACCGTACCAAGATCATTGCCCGCCGGATTAGTTATCACGGTACCTCGATGGGTGCCCTGTCGGTTAATGGTGTAACCTCGATCCGCAACGGGTTCGGCCCACTGGTTCCGGGAGCGCGCCACGTACCGCTCCCCTATCGCTACCGCTGCGATTACTGTGCTTTACACAGTGGCTGCCGTGGCGTCTGCGCTGATGAGGTGGAACGCCTGATTGAGTTTGAAGGGCCGGAGACAATTGCCGCCATCATCATGGAACCGGTCCAGAATAGCGGCGGTGCGATCGTCTCGCCGCCCGGCTACCTCCAACGTATCCGCCAAATCTGCGATCACTACGGCATTGTTATGATTGTCGATGAAGTCATCTGCGGTTTTGGGCGGGTAGGTGACTGGTTCGGTTCCACGGCGATGGAGGTTCACCCCGACATCATTACCTGCGCCAAAGGGATTACCAGTGGCTATGCACCGCTCGGTGCGACAATTGTGCGTGACACCATTGCCGATATGTTTGTTTCCGAGAATGACGCCGACAAGTTCATGCACGGTATTACCTTCGGTGGACACGTAGCGAGTTGCGCTGCCGCGCTCGCAAATCTCGACATTATCGAACGTGAACACCTGCTTGAGCGCAGCCGTGAGATGGGGGCGTACCTCATGCGTGAACTAGAGGCGGCGATTGGCCAGCACCCCAACGTCGGCGAGGTGCGCGGGATGGGCATGTTTATGGCGGTTGAGCTGGTGCGTGACCGTACCACCCGCGAGTCTATCGCCGAAGAGCGGTTGATGAGCTGGTTGAGCGATCAGTTGAAGCAACGCGGGTTGATCTGTCGGGCTGATGATCGACTCGAACCGGTGATCCAACTGGCGCCACCGTTGATCCTCACCCGCGAAGAGGCCGATCGCTGCGTGCGCATCGTCACGGAAGCGGTGCATGCACTGGGACGCAAGTTGGGCAGCACGCCAGCGGTATTTGCGATCAATCCGCCAACGGAAACGAAAACCGCCGTGGCCGCGGATTAA
- a CDS encoding GNAT family N-acetyltransferase — protein sequence MSRGFLLHWIDGQAHATDHLDLIRALFREYAAGLPIDLGYQGFEAELATLPGAYAPPQGRLLLALAEGSAAGCVALRPLSATICEMKRLYVRPPFRRFGLGRLLVSKLVAEAIAIGYELMRLDTLPSMHSAIRLYEALGFTRCPPYYPTPIAETVFMERRLQV from the coding sequence ATGTCAAGAGGTTTTTTGCTACATTGGATTGACGGGCAGGCACATGCTACCGACCATCTTGATCTCATCCGGGCACTCTTCCGTGAATACGCAGCCGGCCTCCCGATTGATCTCGGGTATCAGGGGTTCGAGGCCGAATTAGCCACGCTTCCGGGCGCATATGCACCACCACAAGGTCGCCTACTCCTCGCACTGGCTGAAGGTAGCGCCGCCGGTTGTGTTGCCTTACGTCCACTTTCGGCAACGATCTGCGAAATGAAGCGGCTCTACGTGCGACCACCGTTTCGTCGGTTTGGACTGGGCCGCCTGCTGGTCAGCAAGCTCGTTGCCGAAGCGATAGCCATCGGCTACGAGCTGATGCGCCTCGATACCCTGCCTTCTATGCACAGTGCGATTCGGTTGTACGAAGCGCTCGGGTTTACCCGCTGTCCTCCCTACTATCCAACACCGATTGCCGAAACCGTCTTCATGGAACGACGATTGCAGGTATAA
- the cfa gene encoding cyclopropane fatty acyl phospholipid synthase gives MTERELASHTTVSSTPSTTSRILHRFAHDYAVQLLNTAGITINGSQPWDIRVHDERLYLRCLLHGSLGLGEAYMDGWWDCDAIDEFICRLLQIQAPVQVGWLVNLPLWIDIRWRNRQRGKGAFVIGQCHYDIGNDLYAAMLDRRMIYSCAYWDGGARTLDEAQEAKLDLIARKLDLQPGMRVLDIGCGWGGTAQYLAERYGVHVVGITVSKEQAELARDRCRGLPVDIRLEDYRQTTGVFDRIISVGMFEHVGYRNYRTFMRTARRLLADDGLLLLHTIGSNVAYQGRDAWIERYIFPNSMLPSPRLLTAAFEGLFVLEDWHNFGVNYVATLKAWHTNFEQAWPRLAQRYGERFYRMWRLYLLMSAGSFMARASQLWQLVLSPRGVRGGYRSVR, from the coding sequence ATGACAGAACGTGAGCTGGCTTCTCATACGACGGTATCGTCCACGCCCTCAACCACATCACGGATACTCCACCGCTTTGCCCACGATTACGCCGTACAATTACTGAATACCGCCGGCATTACGATCAACGGTTCACAGCCATGGGACATTCGCGTTCACGACGAGCGGCTCTATCTCCGTTGCCTTTTGCACGGCTCGCTCGGTTTGGGTGAAGCGTACATGGATGGGTGGTGGGATTGCGATGCCATCGACGAGTTCATTTGTCGCTTGCTCCAGATTCAGGCACCGGTGCAGGTAGGTTGGCTCGTCAACCTCCCGCTCTGGATCGATATCCGGTGGCGTAACCGGCAACGCGGTAAGGGTGCGTTCGTCATCGGTCAATGCCACTACGACATCGGCAACGATCTCTATGCCGCGATGCTCGACCGCCGTATGATCTACAGTTGCGCCTATTGGGACGGCGGTGCGCGTACCCTCGATGAGGCGCAGGAGGCAAAGCTCGATCTGATCGCCCGGAAACTCGATCTCCAACCCGGGATGCGTGTGCTCGACATTGGGTGCGGTTGGGGTGGCACAGCTCAGTATCTGGCCGAACGCTACGGTGTCCACGTTGTGGGTATTACCGTATCGAAGGAGCAGGCCGAACTGGCGCGTGACCGTTGCCGTGGTTTACCGGTCGACATCCGGCTTGAAGATTACCGCCAGACGACCGGTGTCTTTGACCGCATCATCTCGGTCGGTATGTTCGAGCATGTAGGTTATCGCAACTATCGTACCTTTATGAGAACGGCTCGCCGCTTGCTCGCCGATGATGGTCTCTTGCTCCTCCATACGATTGGTTCAAATGTCGCTTACCAAGGTCGCGATGCGTGGATCGAACGGTACATCTTCCCCAATTCAATGTTGCCGTCGCCCCGTTTGCTAACTGCGGCATTTGAGGGGTTGTTTGTACTCGAAGATTGGCATAACTTTGGTGTCAACTACGTTGCAACTCTCAAAGCGTGGCATACCAATTTCGAGCAGGCATGGCCACGCCTAGCGCAGCGGTATGGCGAGCGCTTCTACCGTATGTGGCGTTTGTATTTACTCATGAGTGCAGGGAGCTTCATGGCCCGAGCCAGCCAACTGTGGCAATTGGTGCTGTCACCGCGTGGTGTACGCGGCGGCTATCGCTCGGTTCGATAG
- a CDS encoding MarR family winged helix-turn-helix transcriptional regulator codes for MKQHDIRSHLPHQLIHDVYVLLDDGDRRALAHTNLTPLEFNLLLQLDLEQGQRLTDVGAKLLCVKSTITRLVDRLERDGLVRRNPDPDDRRAQRLILTPRGAAVRAEALAMHNAAVERRMNLLDPEEQEQLTRLLLKLRDGLAADLAAQQAVDTER; via the coding sequence ATGAAACAGCACGATATTCGTTCTCATCTGCCGCACCAGCTCATTCACGATGTGTACGTCCTGCTTGATGATGGTGATCGGCGCGCATTAGCGCATACCAACCTGACTCCGCTCGAGTTTAATCTGCTCTTGCAACTCGATCTTGAGCAGGGTCAGCGGCTTACCGATGTCGGCGCAAAGTTGCTCTGCGTGAAGAGCACGATTACCCGGTTAGTCGACCGACTCGAGCGTGACGGGTTAGTACGTCGCAACCCCGATCCCGACGACCGCCGGGCACAACGTCTCATTTTAACACCACGCGGTGCAGCCGTGCGTGCTGAGGCGCTAGCGATGCATAATGCCGCGGTCGAACGTCGGATGAATCTGCTCGATCCTGAAGAACAAGAGCAACTAACCCGGCTGTTGCTCAAATTGCGCGACGGGTTGGCGGCCGATTTAGCTGCCCAGCAAGCTGTTGATACCGAACGGTAA
- a CDS encoding ComEC/Rec2 family competence protein, whose product MNLIHLALGWLAGIAVAGSTDISPQWLVLAAVVALSAVPIDRSRHRRLSLAVLCFALGGLRYHIAQPWLGPQHVERWADTEITVVGQVAEEPRRDDLGQQVVLVASSAGPPGQMGPAEGRILVRLPPYPPYYPGDRLMVSGRLTQPKPPQHPTDFDYRTYLARRGIMVLIKRPTSVKKLADPAPAWGLAHISQFREHCRRVVLRLFPEPQAALAIGILLGIQAGLPETARLAFATTGTSHILVVSGWNFSIVAAMLTGLASLIRLRSWPAFWLSLAVMWIYAGFTGASAAVVRAAMMASLALLARTVERQSEPWRLLLAACWLLTLINPQTLWDLGFQLSALATASLFAFGKPMERWLACERWPNHPVTAAVREALTATLAAQVLTLPLMLYHFGNLSLVAPLANILIVPLVPVAMLLSAGALIGGLVWLPLGQWLSPIAWLPLSWITNVAMILSQPAWAALTVPVFPIWLLWMVYATIALYWLRQRPDLPRPHDSVVPQSML is encoded by the coding sequence ATGAATCTAATTCATCTGGCACTAGGCTGGTTGGCCGGCATTGCAGTAGCAGGAAGTACCGACATTTCTCCGCAGTGGCTCGTGCTGGCTGCGGTTGTGGCGTTGTCTGCTGTTCCCATTGATCGCAGCCGGCATCGCCGGTTGTCACTTGCGGTGTTGTGTTTCGCCTTGGGTGGCCTCCGCTATCACATCGCGCAGCCGTGGCTGGGACCACAGCACGTTGAACGTTGGGCCGACACCGAAATTACCGTAGTCGGGCAGGTAGCTGAGGAACCACGCCGCGACGATCTCGGCCAACAGGTAGTCCTTGTCGCCAGCTCTGCCGGCCCGCCCGGCCAGATGGGTCCGGCAGAGGGGCGCATTCTCGTGCGTCTCCCCCCATATCCTCCTTACTATCCCGGCGATCGGTTAATGGTGAGTGGACGCCTCACCCAGCCCAAACCACCCCAACACCCAACTGATTTTGATTACCGTACATACCTCGCCCGCCGTGGCATCATGGTGCTGATCAAACGTCCGACATCGGTCAAAAAACTCGCTGACCCCGCACCTGCATGGGGATTGGCCCATATCAGCCAATTTCGCGAACATTGCCGGCGTGTGGTATTACGCCTCTTTCCCGAGCCGCAAGCGGCGCTGGCGATCGGTATTTTACTCGGTATTCAGGCCGGTTTGCCCGAAACGGCCCGTCTGGCATTCGCCACGACCGGCACCTCACACATTCTCGTGGTTTCAGGTTGGAATTTTAGTATTGTTGCTGCAATGCTGACCGGGCTTGCATCGTTGATCCGCTTGCGTTCGTGGCCCGCATTTTGGCTCAGTTTAGCGGTGATGTGGATCTACGCCGGTTTCACCGGTGCCTCGGCTGCGGTCGTTCGAGCCGCGATGATGGCGAGTCTTGCTTTACTGGCCCGCACGGTCGAACGACAGAGTGAACCGTGGCGTCTGCTGCTCGCAGCCTGTTGGTTACTGACCTTAATCAATCCACAGACGTTGTGGGATCTCGGTTTTCAACTCTCAGCCCTGGCAACTGCTAGCCTCTTCGCGTTCGGCAAACCGATGGAGCGCTGGCTCGCTTGTGAACGGTGGCCGAACCACCCGGTGACGGCAGCAGTGCGCGAGGCCCTGACGGCAACCCTCGCTGCACAAGTGTTGACCCTGCCACTGATGCTGTACCATTTCGGCAACCTCTCACTGGTAGCGCCCCTTGCCAACATTTTAATTGTACCACTCGTGCCGGTGGCGATGCTCCTGAGCGCAGGCGCGTTGATCGGTGGGCTGGTCTGGCTGCCCCTCGGCCAATGGTTATCACCAATCGCATGGTTACCGCTGAGTTGGATCACCAACGTCGCAATGATCTTATCCCAACCGGCCTGGGCTGCGCTCACCGTACCGGTATTCCCCATCTGGCTGTTGTGGATGGTCTATGCAACCATCGCACTGTATTGGCTCCGACAACGCCCAGACTTGCCGCGTCCACACGATAGTGTGGTACCGCAGAGTATGCTATGA
- a CDS encoding S9 family peptidase — MPQIAPYGSWRSPITAAMLVTKQVSLSWPQIDGSDLYWIEGRPQEGGRNVLVRRTAAGTIDDVTPTGMNVRTLVHEYGGRSYVVDQGEIFFVEFSDQTLYRQHPGAAPVPLGTPPGLRFAEPIVDRRRNRLIAVGEDHRSSGEPLNTLVAISLADGTVTPLLNGRDFVAAPRLSPNGAWLAWLAWDHPNMPWDAAELWVAPVLTDGSLGAARRLAGGPGDSCFQPEWTPDGALLVVAERTGWWNLYRLDLDGNTTPLYPLDAEFGQPLWQLGMRTYVPLPDGRIVATFSRESRRHMCVIGQPGHAEPIELPVSVINIVNGDGERIVFVGSSPTMPATLFLLNLADRSLTPIRSSGDVPVDLSYISQPEVISFPSAGGRIAHGIFYPPHNPDFSAPDGELPPLLVMIHGGPTAATYPTLRLSIQYWTSRGIGVLDVNYGGSTGFGRTYRELLDGQWGVVDVEDCVAGARFLAAEGKADPNRLLITGGSAGGFTTLAALAFHNTFRAGASHFGVADLAALARDTHKFESRYLDRLIGPYPARADLYQARSPLYHADRINSPVIFFQGLEDKVVPPDQSERMYEALRSRGIRTEYVPFAGEQHGFRKAENIITALERELAFYQEVLGIHAER; from the coding sequence ATGCCTCAGATCGCACCCTACGGCAGTTGGCGCTCGCCGATCACCGCCGCGATGCTCGTCACCAAACAGGTAAGCCTCAGTTGGCCGCAAATTGATGGTTCTGACCTCTACTGGATCGAAGGCCGACCACAAGAGGGTGGTCGTAATGTGCTCGTTCGACGCACTGCTGCCGGCACGATTGACGATGTGACGCCGACCGGGATGAATGTACGCACGTTAGTACACGAATACGGTGGTCGGAGTTATGTCGTTGATCAAGGTGAGATCTTCTTCGTGGAGTTCAGCGATCAGACGCTTTACCGCCAACACCCCGGCGCCGCACCGGTTCCGCTTGGCACACCGCCCGGGCTGCGGTTCGCCGAGCCGATAGTTGATCGCCGACGTAACCGGTTGATCGCCGTTGGCGAAGACCACCGGAGCAGTGGTGAACCGCTCAACACGCTCGTCGCTATCAGTCTGGCCGATGGGACAGTCACGCCATTACTGAATGGACGCGATTTTGTGGCTGCACCACGCCTCAGCCCTAACGGTGCGTGGCTGGCCTGGTTAGCGTGGGATCATCCCAATATGCCGTGGGACGCTGCTGAGTTATGGGTAGCGCCGGTGCTGACCGATGGCAGTCTAGGTGCCGCCCGTCGTTTAGCCGGTGGTCCCGGCGACTCGTGCTTCCAGCCGGAATGGACGCCCGATGGCGCATTACTGGTCGTCGCCGAACGTACCGGCTGGTGGAACCTCTACCGCCTCGACCTCGATGGCAACACCACCCCACTCTACCCGCTTGATGCCGAGTTTGGTCAACCACTCTGGCAACTGGGTATGCGCACGTATGTTCCACTTCCCGACGGACGCATCGTAGCGACCTTCAGCCGCGAGAGTCGCCGGCACATGTGCGTGATCGGGCAGCCGGGTCACGCCGAACCCATCGAGTTACCGGTTTCGGTAATCAATATCGTCAACGGTGACGGCGAACGGATCGTCTTTGTCGGCAGTTCGCCGACGATGCCGGCAACGCTCTTCTTGCTTAACCTCGCCGATCGATCGCTGACACCGATCCGCAGCAGTGGCGATGTGCCGGTCGATCTATCGTACATCTCACAGCCAGAGGTGATCAGCTTTCCGAGTGCCGGTGGGCGGATTGCGCACGGCATTTTCTATCCACCTCACAACCCCGATTTCAGCGCACCTGACGGTGAACTACCCCCATTGCTGGTAATGATCCACGGTGGGCCAACCGCTGCCACTTATCCCACCTTACGCCTCTCGATCCAATACTGGACGAGTCGGGGGATCGGTGTACTCGATGTGAACTACGGCGGCAGTACCGGTTTTGGTCGTACTTATCGTGAACTGCTCGACGGACAGTGGGGTGTGGTTGATGTAGAAGATTGTGTTGCCGGTGCCCGGTTTCTTGCCGCTGAGGGCAAAGCCGATCCCAACCGGCTCTTGATTACCGGCGGCAGTGCCGGCGGATTCACAACATTAGCTGCATTAGCTTTCCACAATACCTTCCGCGCCGGCGCCAGTCATTTTGGTGTTGCCGATCTCGCAGCCCTAGCGCGTGACACCCACAAATTCGAATCACGGTATCTCGACCGTCTGATCGGCCCATACCCCGCACGAGCTGACCTCTATCAGGCACGTTCACCGCTCTACCATGCCGATCGGATCAACAGCCCGGTTATCTTCTTCCAAGGGCTAGAAGACAAAGTGGTGCCGCCAGATCAATCGGAGCGTATGTACGAAGCGCTTCGCTCACGCGGTATTCGGACCGAATACGTACCCTTTGCCGGCGAACAGCACGGTTTTCGCAAGGCCGAGAACATTATCACAGCTCTCGAACGTGAGCTAGCGTTTTACCAAGAAGTGCTAGGGATCCACGCTGAGCGGTGA
- a CDS encoding sensor histidine kinase, which translates to MEPAALLERATAIVTTQLAGLRELYQAALRQQEGITQRVRQLSHQLDEAVIQEQFAREHGLSTVTAAARVKQLRAEHAAAVEAEAELRRSLRQLDQLIRQIEMSSTTLTHNAEGIAADPWVQALRAQVIKGREEERIRLAREVHDGPAQVLANALMGVEVCQNLLKEQNFERLGSILSQLGDSVREGLRDVRSFIADLRPGKLEEQGLVPALHDYIRRYRDTVSSPVVFEADPLPRLPAEAEIVLYRIVQEALQNARKHARGAPVHITLAKRGGRLYLAIRDEGPGFDLREVVRRAGRESWGLTSMRERAELIGAELTVTTRRGAGTEVLVTMPLPAG; encoded by the coding sequence ATGGAGCCAGCCGCCCTACTCGAGCGTGCTACCGCCATTGTTACCACCCAACTTGCCGGATTACGCGAACTCTATCAAGCCGCTCTGCGCCAACAAGAGGGCATCACTCAGCGTGTGCGTCAATTATCACACCAACTTGACGAAGCTGTTATTCAAGAACAATTTGCCCGCGAACACGGTCTCTCAACCGTCACGGCGGCTGCCCGCGTGAAGCAATTACGTGCCGAACACGCCGCTGCCGTCGAGGCCGAAGCCGAACTGCGTCGCTCGTTACGTCAGCTCGATCAGCTCATTCGCCAGATCGAGATGAGCAGCACCACACTTACGCACAACGCTGAAGGCATCGCCGCCGATCCTTGGGTCCAAGCCCTCCGCGCGCAGGTGATCAAAGGCCGCGAGGAAGAGCGCATCCGGTTGGCGCGTGAAGTGCATGATGGACCGGCACAAGTGCTGGCCAATGCGCTGATGGGTGTTGAAGTCTGTCAAAACTTGCTCAAAGAGCAGAACTTCGAGCGCCTCGGCTCGATCCTGAGCCAGTTGGGTGATAGCGTGCGTGAAGGCTTGCGCGACGTGCGCAGCTTCATCGCCGACCTCCGTCCGGGCAAGCTCGAAGAACAGGGCCTTGTACCCGCCCTCCATGACTACATTCGTCGTTACCGCGACACGGTGAGCAGTCCAGTGGTGTTTGAAGCCGATCCGTTGCCGCGCTTGCCGGCTGAAGCTGAGATCGTGCTCTACCGCATTGTGCAAGAGGCATTGCAGAACGCACGCAAACATGCCCGCGGCGCACCGGTTCATATTACCCTGGCAAAACGTGGAGGGCGGTTGTATCTCGCGATCCGCGATGAAGGGCCGGGATTTGATCTGCGCGAAGTCGTGCGGCGCGCCGGGCGCGAAAGCTGGGGACTAACCAGTATGCGCGAACGAGCTGAGTTGATCGGGGCCGAGCTGACAGTCACCACCCGACGCGGCGCCGGCACCGAGGTCCTCGTGACAATGCCATTGCCGGCGGGATAA
- a CDS encoding response regulator — protein MTAPLTIKVLVIDDHPLFRQGIRWSLESAPDIEVVGEAENGQEAIKLTERLMPDIVLVDINLPGLNGLEVARVIKRREPRTGIIVLSVYEDDDQLFQAIKVGAAAFTSKDISPDELVQMIREVARGRYLINDAVLARPNVAARVLHQFRELAATEEEDSASLFAPLTSREIEILDCIARGLSNKEIANELSISGQTVKNHITSILSKLQVNDRTMAVIVAIKKGWIKMGYSQPPEG, from the coding sequence GTGACAGCACCGCTAACGATAAAAGTCTTGGTGATCGATGACCACCCGCTCTTCCGGCAGGGGATCCGCTGGAGTCTGGAGAGTGCCCCTGATATAGAAGTGGTGGGAGAAGCCGAAAACGGTCAAGAAGCGATAAAGCTCACCGAACGCCTCATGCCCGACATAGTGCTCGTCGACATCAATCTACCCGGCTTAAATGGGTTGGAAGTGGCACGGGTAATCAAGCGTCGTGAACCACGGACGGGGATTATCGTGCTTAGTGTCTATGAAGACGACGATCAGTTGTTCCAAGCCATTAAGGTGGGGGCAGCCGCTTTTACATCAAAAGACATTAGTCCTGATGAATTAGTGCAGATGATCCGTGAGGTTGCGCGCGGGCGCTACTTAATCAACGATGCAGTGCTGGCCCGTCCTAACGTGGCAGCCCGGGTCTTACACCAATTCCGCGAACTCGCTGCAACCGAAGAGGAAGATAGCGCGAGTCTCTTCGCGCCCCTCACGTCACGTGAGATTGAGATTCTTGACTGTATCGCCCGCGGTCTCTCGAATAAAGAAATTGCGAACGAATTGAGTATTAGCGGGCAGACCGTTAAGAATCACATTACCTCTATTTTGTCGAAACTCCAAGTCAACGACCGCACGATGGCGGTGATCGTCGCGATTAAGAAGGGATGGATCAAGATGGGGTATTCGCAACCGCCTGAAGGATAA